TCCTGAAAACCTTCCACCGCACTGCGGATCTGGCCCATGGCAGTGAATTTGGAACTATAGCTACTGATCTGATTGTTGATGGGCGTCAGTCGCTGCTTTTCGCCTGTCGCCAGATCCTGCAACAGACCTGATAGATCCAGCCCGGACCCAACACCGAGCGATGTAATACTCGCCATGCTCCATACTCCCGTTCACATGATCCGGCCAATGATAAAGGCCGCATGACAATACCGTTGTTCCGGTTATCGGCAGGGAACGGGAGTTGTTTATCCCTTTGAAGGTATTTTTATTGCTCAGCAGTTATTCCAGACCGATGAACCCCTGAATATCGTCTGAAACGGCCGCTGCGGCAAAAAACGGATTAAGCAGGCTATCGCGTGTATTATAGAGCAGCCGCGCACCTATCTCTCCATCTTCATTGAGCTCTCGAACGCTCCCGCCAGCTTCTTCCAGAACAAGTTGAGCAGCCGCGGTATCCCATTCGCTTGTTGGCCCCAGACGAGGATAAAAATCAGCACGACCTTCAGCGATCAGACAGAACTTGAGAGAACTGCCAATCCCCTGCCACTCGCTTTCACGCAACCGTTCCACCAGCGCTTCGGTACTGGCCCCCTTGTGTGACCGACTTCCTACCACCCTCAGCTGATCCTGTTGTGAAGCAGGACGACATCTCAGCTGCTGCACCTCCTGACCCTCTACCATGAAAGCACCCTGCCCGGCGCTGCCATACCAGCAGATTCCACTGGCTGGTGCGAGGATTACTCCCATGACAGGTTCATGATCACGGATCAATGCTATATTGACCGTGAATTCCTTGCTGCGACGAATAAACTCCTTGGTACCATCCAGCGGATCCACCAACCAATAGGTCGACCACTGCTTGCGCTGCTCGATCTCCTCAGCTGGAGATTCTTCCGAGAGAATCGGCCATTGAGGCGTTAATTGAGCCAGGGCCTCTCTGATAATTCCATGGGCCGCCAGATCCGCCTCAGTAAGCGGGCTATGGTCCTCTTTCTCTTCCACTTCGAAATCGCGATCATGGATGGCCATGATGGCATTACCCGCCTGTTTGGCGATGTCGATTACTGAATCCAACAGGGTTCTTTCCGTCATTGCCTCTCTTCCTTTCACGTCATTACCGAGTATCCGGAGCCGGTTACAGCCCGCTACGATAGCGGAGATTCAGTCAGCCAAAAACAAAAAACCCCGCGTAAGCGGGGTAGAAAGTCATTATCCAGAACACACTTAGCGCCGGGTCTTCAGCCATGTATAAAAATTGGCCAGCTCAGGGGAAACAAAAAGAAGACGGGTTTTCATGGGCAAATGAAGATGATTGCGACGCACAAAAGGCTTCAACTCCTTGACCCATGCTCGAATCAAAGGTATTGACTTTATAAACCCATAATAGTTATTAGTAATTATTTTGTAATAAAGCAATGTCTGACACGCCACCAAAATCATGAACTCTTTGCAAAATGGGGTAGCGCATTTCTCGGCACCCCTTAGATGCACACAGATATGGCTTCCAATATCACTTATATCACTTTGAGTCGGATTGGTTACTATTCCACCAAAATTGACTCTATAGTACACCAAAGGCTTTTGAGAGGCTGCAACAGCATTTGCTTCAAGATAAACAAAAGGTGTCAAAAAAAGGTCTTCATAACGCTCTCCTCGAGGAAAACGTAGATTTTCGAAAAGAACCGATCGATAAATACGCGACCATATATACCATTTTGAATTAATGGCAATCTCACGCAACTTTCCGGAAGTAATTTCACCCTGAAAATCTCCAAAACTGTTAAAAGTCAACAGCTCCTGAGAAACAGTACCATCGTCAGACTCTCTGTATTCAATGGCATTGAATTCAAGCAAATCATATTTTTCACTGAAAGGTTCGCCAACGAGCTCTGTAACAGTAGAGTAATAATTCTGCGCCCAGAAGTCATCTCCATCCAAAAAGGTTACGTAAGGTGTATCAAGCAAATCCAGAGCCCGATTTCTGGCTTCACTCGGACCAGAATTTTCCTGGTCTACTAATTGAACATACGCCTGCTTTTGTGGAAAAAGTGCAATGGTTGCCTCGATAGTCGACAGAGTTTCATCCCTGGAACCGTCATTGACGATAATCAATCTCACCCTGTCATCAATCTGAGATAGAACAGACCGAATGGCCTGTTCTATGTAATCCTGAACATTATAAGCAGCGACAATAACCGTCAACCAGGGGCGCGAGCCTTTATTTTCCATGTCAAGTAATGCTCATTTAACACTTACAAGACTTTCCAAATATTCTTGCCATTGAACCACAATGACATCAGAAGTAAATTGGGCAACTGAATCACGAGCACTCCTCGAAAATCTGATACGAAGCTCGCTGTCCAGGATCAGCCCCATAAGCTGCTGTGCAAAAGCATTAGTATCCCCTTGGTGAACCAGAAAGCCGGAGCCCCCATCCGATATGATTTCAGCAGGACCTGTATCACAATCAAAGGCAACTATTGGTAAACCATATGACTGTGCTTCAAGCAGAACCATAGGGAATCCTTCGAAACGGGAGGACATGGCCAGAATGGAAGCATGACGGTAATAGTAATCTACATCTTTTGTGGCTGGCAAAAACTCGATAGAATTCTTTACCCCCAATTTATGTGCCTGTTGCTTCAGGTTCTGCTCTTCCTCTCCATCACCTAAAATTCTCAAAATCCAGTTCGCAGTGCCGGCGCTATCTTTATTTTTCATCACTGCCCAGGCTTCAATAAGACGATCAAAACCCTTTTGATAATTCAGTCTACCTACAGCCAGCACTATAAGAGTGTCAGGTTGATAATTAACCTCAGGCATTTCAAATGGTACCGGATTAGGAATAGCAGTAATTGCCCCACGAACACTCGCCCCCTTCTGCCAGTATTCTCGATCTCTTTGCGTTAAGGTTATTATGCCGTGAGTCATTCGTGCAATCAGTCGCCGCCCCAGAAGCTTGTGCGGTTTGTCCAGATCAAGATTGAAGCTGAAGTGCTCCCAATGAATATGCTTGACATTCAGCCCCGCTACAGCCGGCAGTGCAACCTGTCCCAAGAGGTAATCCGTATCAATCAGGATATCCTGAGGATGTTGGCGCAGTAGTCTGCGCAAACGCCAGGAAGCCAGGGGGAACCGCCCTAATCGCCGAAGCATGGCTACCCATTTATTGGTAGAGCGCACCTGGGAGGAAAATAACTGATAAAGAGTTACAGCCTCATGTTTCGGATAGAATGGCTCAAGGCCACCCCAGAGGCTGATAATAGACACATCAAAGCCTCGCTCAACCAACCTGTTGGCTATAACAGACGTGACCCGCTCTATTCCGGAAGGCATTGATATATTACGAACAAGAAAACATATACGCACCGGTAGACCTCGAATCAGGCGGTTTTGAAATTGATAACTATCGTTGTTGCCATACTTGTGGCACCAAAATTCTTATCAGGCTGTTTTTCGGACGGTAACTGCTTGCATGCACAATGACTGCCACTGCTCTACGATTCTCTCCTGATCAAAGCGCAGTGCGTTACGGCTGGCCTCTTCAGACATACTGGCATAGGTTGCTGGCTCATCAACTACTTTACTAATGGCTTCGGCAAAGCCTTTTGTATCGGATACTGGCACAAGATAGCCATCCTGGCCATGAGTGACTATTTCCCGAGGACCGGTCTCGCAATCGAAAGAAACAATAGGCAAGGCAAAAGATTGTGCTTCAATAAGTGACATCGGCAGGCCTTCAAAACGCGAGCTCATCAGCATCAAATCCGCCTCCCTATAGAAGGATTCTATATCCTGACTCTGCCCATTTAGTACACAGCTATCCTGCAGGCCGCTCTCTAATATCATTTTTTCCAGCATGGGGCGGTCTTCCCCTTCCCCGACAATGACTACTTTCCAATCAGGGTGATGTTCTGCAAAAGCCTTCCAGGCGGGTATAAGCAGATCGAATCCCTTTTGTGCAGTCAACCGTCCTACAGCCAACGCCTTTTTATTATCCGGTTGATGACGAGCAGCAGAGATATTTGAAAAGGGAGTAGGATTGGGAATCTGAACAAATTTTTTCATATCGGAAAAATTTTCCAGATCCCGCTCTGTGAGAAAAACCACTTTATCGTAGCTTTTGAATGCAACCCTTTTCATTTTTTGAATTGTCGAGGAATGACTGGTAAAAGCTACATGCTCACAGGCAATGTGGCATGTGTCTTTCATGTATTTCTTGTTAAAGGCAACAAATGGAGCTGCAAATACGCTTAGCCTTCCCATTGTGAGATACAGAACGACATCAGGCTGATCTTTTCTCAAAATCGAGAAAGCCTTGTTAAGAACTTTCAGGTAGCCTAACTGACCTGATGGAACCGATTGACCAAGAGCTCTGATCTCAACATCGCTGAACGAATAAACAGGTGTTGATGAATCGTCCAGCAATCCTAGAATAGTAACGCGATTACGCTTGGCAAGTAGTGGCAATATTATGCTACAGACTCTTTCTATCCCTCCGCCTGTACATATATTATCTATTACCACATAAATATCAAGAGAGCATTCATTATCACTCATCCGGCTTTTTCCTTGCACTCTTTTTGCTGAACAAGAGTCTGGTATAAAGTATAGTACTTATCTGCCATTATCTGCCCGGTATATTTTTCCCTGTAAAGCCTTTTGGCATTTGCCCCCAGCTCATACCTTTCGGAAAAAGCACCTGAAATTGCGCTCCTAAGAGAGCTTATATTATCCAGCTCAAAGAAACAGCCGGATTCCGGGTTCAATATTTCTCTAAAGCTCGGAATATCCGAACATACACACGGCACTCCAAACGCCAACCCTTCTATCAAAGCCAGACCAAAACCTTCATCTCGGCTTGCCATGGCATATACGTCATAATATGGCAAGAAATTGACAGCATTCTTTCTGAACCCTGTAAATAGGCAACGATCAGCCACATCAAGCTCTTTTGCAAGCTGTTCCAAATTCTCACGATAAGGCCCATCTCCTACAACCACCAGAGCGTAATCAGGCATATCCTGTAGCGCCCGGATTATCTGGTCGAGACCTTTCCTTTTTATGACATGAGAATTTGAACCAATTAACTTATAGCTTCCCTTTAATTTTTCAATCCTTGTTCTGTCTTCTTCTTTCAATGGTTTGTTAGAAAGACTAAAGTCCATTCCATTACCTATAACATTCAGGCTTTCCTGCTTAAACCATTTCTTGTAATAACGCTTTGAGTCATTAGTCAGCACAACCAGTGCGTCAAGCTGGTTCCAGGCCCGGATCCATAACGGCGAAATAACCTTGGAGGCCTTTGCACCATATATATTGTGCATCTCTTCATATACATAATTGTGAATGGTACTGATATGGACTGTTTTTCTATGTAAAAGGGCAGAGAGTGCAGCGATGCCATCGGGACGCAAACCATGAGAATGTACTACGTCGTAATTTTTTAGCTCTGAGAAATTTTTGACCGTTAATTTTCTAGCATCCAATAAGTTATCAAAACCTTCCAGGTCTTTACAGTAATAAACCTGAGACTCTACCGAATGAGGTAAGTGCAAAATATTTTCAGACATTACTTTGCATGGCCCACCCAGCTTAAGGTTCGTAATAATATGGGCAACCTTCATCACAACACACCTTTTTTATCCCTGGCTAGTAAGCAGGAAGTTGAATGCCGAACTGAACAAGAATGTTGGGGCAGCACCAACCATAACAAACAACATCCTTATCACAATTCTGGAATTATCTTCACCGAAACTTCGGTCCAGTTCGGCAATGAATAGCGGAGTCACCAAAACCAGCAGCATCATTCCTATTCGTTCCGCTTGTGCAGGACCCAGCACTGGTACAAATAGAGCAAATGTAAATAGCGCATAAACTATATAAAAATGCCTTTTAACAAATTTTATTAGTTGAAAATGTGAAAGATAAAGCGCTAAAAAGAACATGGCGACAAAAAGGAGTCCATAGGCAAAACTTAAACTCAACCCGGTCGAAGAAGAAGATTTACTTAGCGCCGAGTCTCCCAGAGATGCGTAATAAACACCACCAACTTCAAAAAGATAAACAACTCCAAATATTATTTTTTGTGAGACCTTAACTCTTGGGATGGAAAAATTTCGCGTCGCGCTATAAATATAAATTAGCGGCGCGTAAACAATGGACGCGTTATGAATAAACAGCGCCAAAACACCGAAAAACGCAGCACTATAAACACTCCTTGTGCCAAAAAAAGCATAAATGATAAACATTGATGCAATAAGCTGACGGTAAATATTTTCATACCCCATCAATGATGGAAAGAAAATCACCATGAATGGAATTGCGTAAAGCGGTATGCTTATATTGCTATGACTTCTCCCCAAAGCAATATGCAGTAATGCCAGCCATATCAGATCGATGACCCAAAAGGTCAACTGCTCATCCTGGACCCATTGATAAATGTAACTTGCGCCTGACCAGTACAGGAACTCCCTGATGAAATAAACATTATTAAGATTGAAAACATAGTCATAATGCAAGGCAGCCGCATAAGTATTCATATCTGTATCAAGCCCGGCCATGCGCACAATCCATAGAAAAACCGAACTTATAACAAATGATAACACCACCAAGTACTTTTTCTTATTCAGAAAGGTATAGCCGAGCGTTAGACCCACCATGACTATATAGAGATAAAGTTCCCAATTCATAAATTACTCGGCATCCTTGGCAATATACTCATCACTATTTCAAACCATTCAACACCATCAGAGCAACTTTATCATGTTGCTTTTTTTCTTAAAAAGTTTCTGTAAAACCAATTAAGCCATGTGACGGGTAATAAGCGAAACGGTGCACGAGCCAATGAATTGACAAACACATCGTGCCAACCAATGAACCCTATTTCATGAAACTTACGCTGTAAGGCAAGGTCCTGTTTAAAATAGTGCCATCCTCGCCGGCGAGCGATCATTCCGTTGCCGACTCTTGCTTTAACAACCACATCAGGTAGATTGTCCATTTCATAACCTGAAGCCAACAATCTTGCCCAAAGGTAATAGTCTTCCATTCCGAGGAAAGTTTTATACCCCCCCACAGCTTCTATTGCTTTTTTCCTGAAAACAACAGTCATATGATTAACTGGACATCTTTTTTTTGCAAACTTTTTTACCTGTTTTATACCTGTTGGCAAAATGCGATAAGAATGCGGACTAGTAGGGTCCGCATCAAATTCAGCAATAGCGCCGCCCAACAGCACCACATCATCAGGAGCATTGGCAAGATGAGTAATTTGTTTCTCGAATCGATCACTGGTGCACAAATCATCAGCATCCATTCTGGCCACAAGATCATGACTGCAAATGGCCAGACCTTGATTAAGTGCTTCTCCCAGCCCCACATTCTGACTTAAAGGAAGAGAGACTATGGGAAGCGTACTCAAAAACTCATTAACAACATTTTTCAGATCCTCCCCTATGGGCCCATCTTCTACAATAATTATTTCTGATGCCGGAAGAGTTTGCTCAGCAAGACTTGCCAGACAGCTTCTTAGAAAATCTGGCGATTCTTTATGATAAACTGAAATCAATACTGAAAAATCAGGCACGTTATTTACCTTAAATATAAATCTTGATTAAAAAGTGGGATTTTGCTTATTTCCTTGCGAAATTCCCAACGACTGACCGGAAGAAAAACAAAGATCTGGAAAGTAATGGAAAAAGCCCAGCATTTGTCATAATGTCGCCGACCAGCTTTATGAGCTTGTACTTCATTTTTATGCGTGAGAGCATAACTAATGAAGAAAAATAGCGATACGCTTCCTCGTTTTCTACCAACGCGGCAAGTATAAAATGACGCTTGCAAAAGCCTGAAACATGAACACTATCATCGAGATATTTGCTGATAAAATATCGACTTGCCTTGATATTCATAGCCCCGCTCATTCTGCTACCTCGTACACAATTAAGCTTAACGCCCGGCGTAACATCGTAAGACCAGCGTGTGCATTGTGCTAAAGTATCAATCAGGAAAGCCCAATCCTGGTGTTTTTCTAGATTTTCATTAAATCTGAAACTCTCTTTTTTATACCCAACAAAGCTTATAGTGGACGTTCTTATATCTTTATCTTCTATAAAAAGGAAATCTTTGGGATCAATTCCACGGGGCACTTCACAAACAACAGTTTCCTTGTACTCGGTCACATTAATATAACTGCCAAACACGAACTCATATTCCCCTGCTTCCATCATCCTTATGCGATGACTAATATAACCGGGTTCAAAGTGATCATCTGAATCGAGTAGGAATATATATTTGCCGCGCGCCTTTTTTATTCCAATATTTCGGGAAATTGCCGCATTACTCTTCTTATCTTTTTCAATCAGCAAAGCTTTTGAAAATTGCTTAACGACCTGCCTCAAACATACAATATCCTCTGAGCAGTCATCGACAATTATTATTTCAAAATCATAAGAAGCTGCCGCCTCGATTACACTTTCTATAGTGTCACTTATGAAAGCACCGCTATTATATGAAGGTATAACCACGGAAATGGTTTTTTCGAACACCTGACCCTCAAAATTATAAAAGCAGCTCACCCGTCAACCTTTTTTAAAACCATTTTGTTTACCGAAAACATGCAAGCTTAAATACATGTTTTCGGTTCGAGTAAATTAACTGTATCTTTAGTCTGGGTTTCTAATTCATGGCTGCATCAATATTCACCGGGCCCCATGCCCAGTAAATATGGTCTTGATAGTTCTGATAACAATCAACATGTCCATCCAGAAGGAAAAATGCCGAATATAGTAAAAATCATATTCGAGCTTTCTGGTCATTCCTTCGATTTCAGCAGCATAACCCTGCTCTACCTGGGCCCAGCCAGAAATACCCGGGCGTACCACATGGCGGTAGTGAAAAAACGGAACATCCTTTTCATACCATTCCGCAAGGCTACTGGACTCTGGTCTCGGCCCAATGAGACTCATATCGCCCTTTAGCACGTTGAAAAGCTGGGGCAGCTCATCAATACGGTATTTGCGGAGAATACGACCCACTTTGGTAATTCTTGGATCTTCTCCTTCTGCAGTAAAACCAAGGCCTTCCTGGTTTACATACATGCTACGAAACTTGTAGACGCTGAAGGTACGGCACTGAAACCCCATGCGCTTTTGAACAAAAATGGCCGGGCCGGGGTCATCCCGTTTGATCATGATGGCAGTGACAGCCATGATCGGCAGAACAGCCGGCATAACAAGCAGTACACCTACGATATCGATACATCTCTTGATGATCTCGTAGTCTTCTCTGGGGAGCAGAGAGCCATAGCGATTCTGATAAAGATGATCCAGTCCGACGCGCCCGGTCATGTTCTCATGTACTTCACGGGCGTCATAAACGGGGATTCTATGAATGGTGCAATCTGCCAGGAAACGCTGCCAATCTTCATCCAGCTCGGTTGCCAGATCGGCTACTACCCCATCAACCCGCATATCCTGAAGATCAGGCTGTGAAAGCCAGCGCCAGTCAATGGGTCCGGTCTGACAGAATTCATTGACTCGCCCCATGGGAACGACAGCCAGCTTCTGAGTCCGATAACGATTGGCGAGCAGATAGCCGGCACACCCATAGATCATGGAAATGACATAAGAGGCCACCATCTGGCTACGTGCAAAAGGTAACGCCAGGAACAACAGCAAGCATACAATCAGTATGTAAGATAGCGTTATTGAAGGGATGACGTACGCGAAAGCCCGGGTGCCGGGAAAAACCGAAAGCCGGTGTACGGTACTGATCGAAATCAGATAGGCAACAGCAGTCGCTACCAATGTCGTAACACGGACGTCGGGCTGAGCGCTCCAGAATGTCCAGCCCCAATGCCACAGTGCAGGCAGACCAACGGCAACAATCAGCCCTAGTAGCAGATGTATGCGAAAACTCAGAAGAATTCGCTCGTACCATAGAGAGTGGCGGCGATTTTTTTGCATGGGCTTTATCGAGATGTGCACAGAAGTGTTCCTCAAGATGATCAGCACGTCATTGAAGCGCTAATAACGTCACCATCATGACTCGAGAGCCTTGACAGAAGGGGCATCCATTCATGGGATGCCCCCCCGTTTTCAGCGGTAGGCGTAATAGTAGTTGCTGTATCGAGACGATGCATGCTGCTCAATGGCATTGAGTATGCAGCCTTTTATCTCGACACCGCTGGTCCGGAAGCGCCGCATGACATGTTCAAGCTCGCGCGGCGGATTCACGCCATATCTGGCAACCATAAGGCTGGTCCCCGCCTGCTTGCCCACAATGGCAGCATCGGTCACTGCAAGAATGGGTGGTGTATCCATGATGATCAGGTCGTAATGGCGATCTGCCCATTCAAGAAACTCACTGAACCGGACATTCATCAGCAACTCGGCCGGATTGGGAGGTACCGTGCCGCGCGCCACATAGTCCAGATTCTCAACGGTGGTATGCCGGATAATGTTTTCGGGCACATCATTGCGTAACAGGATATCACTCAAGCCTGAAGATGATTTGCCATCAAACATCTGATGCAGATGCCCCTTACGCATATCTGCATCGATCATCAGTACCCGTTGTCCTGCCTGGGCACAAACCACACCGAGATTGGCCGTGATAAAGCTTTTACCAACTCCCGGACTCGGACCAGTGATCATCAGACGCGAATCCGATGCTTCCATCATGGCAAACTGAAGACTGGTACGTAGACTTCTGACGGCTTCCACGGAAGGATCCATGGTGTCGCTGATAGCCAATACACCACGATCAACAGTCCCTGTACCACGCTTTCCACGTCCCAGCATGCCCAGGCGTCTTGTCAGACGATTCTGACTGCTGGACAAGGGTACGGAAGCGTAAACCGGCAAGCCAATATTCTCGATCTGATCACTTGATTCCACGCCCTGCTTCATGGCGCCACGAATCAATACAAATACGACCGAAAGAACGAAACCTATTACCATGAAGATAAAGGTAATCAGGGTCTTGCGTGGTGCTACAGGCCAGGGTTCAACCACGGCATTATCAATGATTCTGACATTACCGATAGCACCCGCCTTGGCAATATTCAGCTCCTGCATACGATTAAGAAGCTGAGTATAAATATCCTGGGTTACATTGACATTACGCTGTAGCCTCAGCACTTTCTGCTGAGTTTCAGGCAGATTGTTTACCTGCTTTTGAAGCTGTGCCTTTTCATTCTGAAGCTGTTGTTTCTTCTCAAGCAGCGACTTGTATTCCGGGTGGTTCTTGGTGAATCGCTGCGAGATATCTGCTTCATTGAAGCTGAGCTGGTTCAGCTGACCTTCCACGTTAACCAGGCGGTTGAGTACTGACTGGGTTTCCTGATTGAGATCCACGGAATCCTGCGAAACCCGGTAGTTGTTCAGCTCATTCTCAGCGTTGGAGAGCTGCTCTCGCACCTGAGGAATCTGTTTTTTCAGAAAATCCAGACTCTGCTGGGTTTCGGCTGACTGTCTTTCGATATTCTGAGTGACGTAGATTTCGCTGATCGCTTTCAGGCTATCTTCGACCTGTTGTGGTTCAGTGCCCTTTAACGTCAGATCAAGGATACCCGTTGAAGATTGTCCGGCCTCTTCAACGTTGAAGCGACCTCGAAGCCCATTGATCGCAGAAAGTTGAGAACGCTTCAAAAGCGTAAACTCGGCTCCCTTGCCAGAATTGATATCCATCACACGGATTTCAACATTGCCATTGCGCGATTGAGCCAGTTTGCCGACCTGCCCTTCCACTACGGTATTGCCACCATCAAGCAGTGCATAACTGTCTGGTCCGGTAACACGCAATGTCAACGGGCGGCCCACCCATTCACGAGGAATAACGAAATGGGTCACATTGACGTTTTCATTGGCCCATACCGAAGACCAGCCGCTGGCGAAACCGGGGCGTTCAAAACCACGCCGGGCCAACATGGCACCAATCACCGGGAAACGCTTCGGCTTGACGACCATTTGAAGGTTTTCACGGTCTACCGCCTTGCCCAGAACCATGCGTGATTGAAGAATCTGGATTTCAGAAGGAGACCGACTGGTAGCCTGACCAAAAATACCGATATCCTGAACAGGATTGGAAGAGTTGGCTCGCTCTTCTATTTCCATCAGGGCATTTGCCTGATAAATCGGCGTTTGCATGGCACCGTAAATAATACCCAGTGCCGTAAAAGCCGCTGTTATAGCTGCAATCAGCCATTTGTGATCCAGCAGCAGACCAAAAAGGCGGCCCAGATCGACTTCGTCACTGGTACCCGCTGATTGGTCTTTCTCAATTGATGAGGCCATGAATTATCGCTCTCTACTGATAGCTTGTAACAACTTTCCGAAAAGACCGTTGCACTCTTTCCCGGGTCAACAGCAATGACCGACGTGCCCTTGTCCTGCCGGCACGTCGGCTCAGCTATACCTTAGTTGTCCCTGATGTCGTTACGTGTATCGACGCCCTGACTGAATAGCCCTGTGGTGGGCAGCAACTGGCTGATGACACGGTTCCAGCGCGAGATCGGAGCCGTTGTCACATACACGATATCCTGTGGCTCAAGCTCGAACTCGGTCCCAAGCGCCATGGCGGCGGCATTTTCAGCATTGAGCTGATAGACGGTCGCCAGCTTGTTGCGTTCCGGTGTACGGCGTATCACGAAAATACCGGATGCATCGGCTGTAATCTGATCCATGCCACCGGCCTGACTCAGTGCATCTGTCAGGCTCATGCGATAGCTACCCATCGCCAGCCCTTGTGGATTCCTGACCTCACCCATGACGTAGACTTTCTGATCACCCACTTCGGGGACATGAATCACGTCGCCGGCATGCAGCAGCTGATTGGCACCCAATTGCCCATGCCGGAGCAGATCATAGGCATCAATGATCTGCTTCTTCCCATCTCGGGTCAGCATGACATGGTGCCAATCGGCATTATCAGTCATGCCTCCGGCACGTGAAATGGCATCCAGCAATGTCAGAGGCACATTGGTAACGGGCTGAACGCCGGGATTGTTAACCTCACCGGTGACATAAGTCTTCTGCGACTGAAAGTCCGAAATATTGACTTCGACCTGAGGTTCGGCAACGTAATCACCCAGCCGCCGGCTGAT
This DNA window, taken from Kushneria phosphatilytica, encodes the following:
- the cysQ gene encoding 3'(2'),5'-bisphosphate nucleotidase CysQ yields the protein MTERTLLDSVIDIAKQAGNAIMAIHDRDFEVEEKEDHSPLTEADLAAHGIIREALAQLTPQWPILSEESPAEEIEQRKQWSTYWLVDPLDGTKEFIRRSKEFTVNIALIRDHEPVMGVILAPASGICWYGSAGQGAFMVEGQEVQQLRCRPASQQDQLRVVGSRSHKGASTEALVERLRESEWQGIGSSLKFCLIAEGRADFYPRLGPTSEWDTAAAQLVLEEAGGSVRELNEDGEIGARLLYNTRDSLLNPFFAAAAVSDDIQGFIGLE
- a CDS encoding glycosyltransferase family 2 protein, whose protein sequence is MENKGSRPWLTVIVAAYNVQDYIEQAIRSVLSQIDDRVRLIIVNDGSRDETLSTIEATIALFPQKQAYVQLVDQENSGPSEARNRALDLLDTPYVTFLDGDDFWAQNYYSTVTELVGEPFSEKYDLLEFNAIEYRESDDGTVSQELLTFNSFGDFQGEITSGKLREIAINSKWYIWSRIYRSVLFENLRFPRGERYEDLFLTPFVYLEANAVAASQKPLVYYRVNFGGIVTNPTQSDISDIGSHICVHLRGAEKCATPFCKEFMILVACQTLLYYKIITNNYYGFIKSIPLIRAWVKELKPFVRRNHLHLPMKTRLLFVSPELANFYTWLKTRR
- a CDS encoding glycosyltransferase family 4 protein; translated protein: MPSGIERVTSVIANRLVERGFDVSIISLWGGLEPFYPKHEAVTLYQLFSSQVRSTNKWVAMLRRLGRFPLASWRLRRLLRQHPQDILIDTDYLLGQVALPAVAGLNVKHIHWEHFSFNLDLDKPHKLLGRRLIARMTHGIITLTQRDREYWQKGASVRGAITAIPNPVPFEMPEVNYQPDTLIVLAVGRLNYQKGFDRLIEAWAVMKNKDSAGTANWILRILGDGEEEQNLKQQAHKLGVKNSIEFLPATKDVDYYYRHASILAMSSRFEGFPMVLLEAQSYGLPIVAFDCDTGPAEIISDGGSGFLVHQGDTNAFAQQLMGLILDSELRIRFSRSARDSVAQFTSDVIVVQWQEYLESLVSVK
- a CDS encoding glycosyltransferase family 4 protein, whose translation is MSDNECSLDIYVVIDNICTGGGIERVCSIILPLLAKRNRVTILGLLDDSSTPVYSFSDVEIRALGQSVPSGQLGYLKVLNKAFSILRKDQPDVVLYLTMGRLSVFAAPFVAFNKKYMKDTCHIACEHVAFTSHSSTIQKMKRVAFKSYDKVVFLTERDLENFSDMKKFVQIPNPTPFSNISAARHQPDNKKALAVGRLTAQKGFDLLIPAWKAFAEHHPDWKVVIVGEGEDRPMLEKMILESGLQDSCVLNGQSQDIESFYREADLMLMSSRFEGLPMSLIEAQSFALPIVSFDCETGPREIVTHGQDGYLVPVSDTKGFAEAISKVVDEPATYASMSEEASRNALRFDQERIVEQWQSLCMQAVTVRKTA
- a CDS encoding glycosyltransferase; its protein translation is MKVAHIITNLKLGGPCKVMSENILHLPHSVESQVYYCKDLEGFDNLLDARKLTVKNFSELKNYDVVHSHGLRPDGIAALSALLHRKTVHISTIHNYVYEEMHNIYGAKASKVISPLWIRAWNQLDALVVLTNDSKRYYKKWFKQESLNVIGNGMDFSLSNKPLKEEDRTRIEKLKGSYKLIGSNSHVIKRKGLDQIIRALQDMPDYALVVVGDGPYRENLEQLAKELDVADRCLFTGFRKNAVNFLPYYDVYAMASRDEGFGLALIEGLAFGVPCVCSDIPSFREILNPESGCFFELDNISSLRSAISGAFSERYELGANAKRLYREKYTGQIMADKYYTLYQTLVQQKECKEKAG
- a CDS encoding EpsG family protein, which codes for MNWELYLYIVMVGLTLGYTFLNKKKYLVVLSFVISSVFLWIVRMAGLDTDMNTYAAALHYDYVFNLNNVYFIREFLYWSGASYIYQWVQDEQLTFWVIDLIWLALLHIALGRSHSNISIPLYAIPFMVIFFPSLMGYENIYRQLIASMFIIYAFFGTRSVYSAAFFGVLALFIHNASIVYAPLIYIYSATRNFSIPRVKVSQKIIFGVVYLFEVGGVYYASLGDSALSKSSSSTGLSLSFAYGLLFVAMFFLALYLSHFQLIKFVKRHFYIVYALFTFALFVPVLGPAQAERIGMMLLVLVTPLFIAELDRSFGEDNSRIVIRMLFVMVGAAPTFLFSSAFNFLLTSQG
- a CDS encoding glycosyltransferase, translating into MPDFSVLISVYHKESPDFLRSCLASLAEQTLPASEIIIVEDGPIGEDLKNVVNEFLSTLPIVSLPLSQNVGLGEALNQGLAICSHDLVARMDADDLCTSDRFEKQITHLANAPDDVVLLGGAIAEFDADPTSPHSYRILPTGIKQVKKFAKKRCPVNHMTVVFRKKAIEAVGGYKTFLGMEDYYLWARLLASGYEMDNLPDVVVKARVGNGMIARRRGWHYFKQDLALQRKFHEIGFIGWHDVFVNSLARAPFRLLPVTWLNWFYRNFLRKKAT